One window of the Trifolium pratense cultivar HEN17-A07 linkage group LG2, ARS_RC_1.1, whole genome shotgun sequence genome contains the following:
- the LOC123905258 gene encoding importin subunit alpha-2-like, with amino-acid sequence MFEEVLLNILLINIRTPPTEEVIQTGVVSRFVEFLLREDFPQLQFEAVWALTNIASGTSDHGAVTIFVKLLASSSDDVVWALGNVAGDSPRCRDLVLGHGALVPLLAQLNELAKLSMMRNATWMLSNFCRGKPPPPFDQALIEANIFGHFVNLLQNAEFDIKKRGCLGHLKCYIWWISTNQVPSKSGVY; translated from the exons atgt TTGAGGAGGTTTTATTAAACATTTTATTGATAAACATACGTACTCCACCGACTGAGGAGGTTATACAGACTGGTGTAGTTTCTCGTTTTGTTGAGTTTCTGTTGAGGGAAGATTTTCCACAGTTGCAG TTTGAGGCAGTTTGGGCTTTGACAAATATCGCTTCTGGAACGTCTGACCATGGGGCTGTCACAATTTTTGTGAAGCTCCTTGCTTCTTCTAGTGATGAT GTAGTGTGGGCTTTAGGAAATGTTGCTGGGGATTCTCCCAGATGCCGTGATCTTGTTCTCGGTCATGGAGCCTTGGTTCCTCTTTTGGCACAATTGAATGAACTTGCCAAGCTTTCTATGATGAGAAATGCTACCTGGATGCTTTCAAACTTCTGCAGGGGAAAGCCACCGCCTCCTTTTGATCAG GCTTTGATTGAGGCCAATATATTTGGTCATTTTGTGAACCTGCTTCAAAATGCTGAATTTGATATTAAGAAAAGAGGCTGCTTGGGCCATCTCAAATGCTACATCTGGTGGATCTCAACAAATCAA GTACCTAGTAAGTCAGGGGTGTATTAA